One window from the genome of Epinephelus moara isolate mb chromosome 5, YSFRI_EMoa_1.0, whole genome shotgun sequence encodes:
- the tekt4 gene encoding tektin-4: MSSEVLVSRPHYDSRAVAQGVPERESPLEPDVPQLSSGSATAGYRSAKYSPAEWFNNYHSILQQAGADQHEARSIQRESKTLYQNTEAATLKTQAQGTRLLGERLQEVHYWKSELQRHIDQLQADTEALLALKTRLEKALDATETPYAIATDNLNCRTRRLGPDLVRDTVEEELLKEVDLIRSIQALLKRTTAQVVSQIKMNRDAKQTLELDWSDKYQAYNLDDQCGRYTNMSPDTRHHPSSATMQDQVSNCTSWTKFTQDNLSKAMQEEQATNSLRLLVERVLQDTTEDLRVQCSTVDQAFSQRCTELIEAKTQLEIRLAETLEQIGAQERNIVALQQAIHNKEAPLRVAQSRLYTRSLRPNMDLCRDEPQLSLEAEVRQIDATLASLHQQLSEARGSLSHLEESRITLEKDINCKTHSLFIDRDKCMTHRKRYPAVSTLSGY, from the exons ATGAGTTCTGAGGTTTTAGTGTCAAGGCCACACTATGACAGCAGGGCTGTGGCTCAGGGGGTCCCGGAGAGAGAGTCCCCTCTGGAGCCGGATGTCCCGCAGCTGTCCTCGGGCTCAGCCACAGCCGGGTACCGCTCAGCTAAATACTCCCCGGCTGAGTGGTTCAACAACTACCACAGCATCCTTCAACAGGCCGGTGCCGACCAGCACGAAGCCCGGAGCATCCAAAGAGAGTCCAAAACTCTATACCAGAACACCGAGGCCGCCACTTTGAAGACCCAGGCCCAGGGAACGCGTCTGCTGGGGGAGAGACTGCAAGAGGTCCACTACTGGAAGTCTGAGCTGCAGCGGCACATCGACCAGCTGCAGGCCGACACGGAGGCACTGCTGGCGCTGAAGACGAGGCTGGAGAAGGCGCTGGACGCCACCGAGACTCCGTACGCCATCGCCACCGATAATCTCAACTGCAGGACCAGAAGACTTGGACCAGATCTGGTCCGAGACACCGTGGAGGAGGAGCTGTTAAAG gagGTGGACTTGATCAGGAGCATCCAGGCTCTTCTTAAGAGAACTACAGCTCAGGTTGTCAGCCAGATCAA GATGAACAGAGATGCCAAGCAGACGTTAGAGTTGGACTGGTCTGATAAATACCAGGCCTACAACCTTGATGACCAGTGTGGAAGATACACTAACATGAGCCCAGATACACGGCACCACCCCAGCTCAGCCACCATGCAGGACCA GGTGAGTAACTGCACATCATGGACAAAGTTCACACAGGACAACCTGTCCAAGGCCATGCAGGAGGAGCAGGCCACCAACAGTCTTAG actgcTGGTGGAGCGAGTGCTGCAGGACACCACTGAAGACCTGAGAGTCCAGTGCTCCACTGTGGACCAAGCCTTTAGCCAGCGCTGCACGGAGCTGATAGAGGCCAAGACCCAGCTGGAGATAAGGCTCGCAGAG ACCTTGGAGCAGATTGGGGCCCAGGAGAGGAACATTGTGGCCCTGCAGCAGGCCATCCACAACAAAGAGGCTCCACTGAGAGTCGCTCAGTCCAGACTTTACACCCGCTCCCTCAGACCCAACATGGATCTCTGCAGAGATGAGCCCCAGCTCAG TTTGGAGGCAGAGGTGAGGCAGATTGATGCCACTCTGGCGTCTCTGCACCAGCAGCTGAGTGAGGCCAGAGGCTCCCTGTCCCACCTGGAAGAATCGCGCATTACTCTGGAGAAGGACATAAACTGtaaaacccactcactgttcaTTGACAGAGACAAGTGCATGACTCACCGTAAACGATACCCAGCTGTCTCCACACTGTCAGGATACTGA